In the Harmonia axyridis chromosome 3, icHarAxyr1.1, whole genome shotgun sequence genome, one interval contains:
- the LOC123675710 gene encoding brain-specific homeobox protein homolog, translated as MGRFAATVASPKRPNDPLGKVRDSSVSAMNPEKAYFSSHPQQKTSFLIEDILYNQQQKMDPVQTPGGIFARLSPKHVEEKPRWPEKKRSCGGYLQPPFSAYQPAPNPQHGYIQVMGALNACLSEPYKTMADPYFFSQGIAGFHPLFGTAASELSLNALKSCRRRKARTVFTDQQLAGLEKRFSVQRYLSTPERVELANALSLTETQVKTWFQNRRMKHKKQVRKARDDPVSRTKTVSDHTNQKSKDCIHDHTMKAEIRSKDDSIFPEEYAKHLEKSMSSDEDQDDNNSDIDIVGGEASFSSSCGEGT; from the exons ATGGGCAGATTTGCCGCAACCGTCGCTTCGCCCAAACGACCTAACGACCCGCTCGGCAAAGTGCGCGACTCGAGTGTCTCCGCCATGAACCCCGAGAAGGCCTACTTTAGCAGCCATCCGCAGCAAAAAACGTCCTTCCTTATCGAGGACATCCTGTATAACCAGCAACAGAAAATGGACCCGGTGCAAACGCCGGGCGGCATCTTCGCAAGGTTGTCGCCAAAGCACGTTGAGGAGAAGCCTCGCTGGCCGGAGAAGAAGAGGAGTTGTGGAGGATACCTGCAGCCACCTTTCTCGGCCTACCAGCCTGCGCCAAACCCTCAGCACGGCTATATCCAGGTGATGGGGGCCCTCAACGCTTGTCTCAGCGAGCCTTATAAGACAATGGCGGATCCGTACTTCTTTTCGCAGGGTATAGCTGGTTTTCATCCTCTCTTCGGTACCGCTGCCTCTGAGTTATCTCTGAACGCGCTGAAGAGCTGCAGGAGAAGGAAGGCGAGGACAGTTTTTACCGATCAGCAGCTAGCAG GTTTGGAAAAGAGATTTTCTGTGCAACGATACCTGTCTACACCGGAAAGGGTAGAACTTGCAAACGCTCTTAGTCTTACTGAGACTCAAGTGAAGACGTGGTTTCAAAATAGACGAATGAAGCACAAGAAACAAGTAAGAAAGGCCAGAGATGATCCTGTATCAAGAACAAAAACAGTATCGGACCACACAAATCAAAAATCTAAAG ATTGTATTCACGATCATACGATGAAAGCTGAAATTCGCTCGAAAGACGACAGTATATTTCCCGAAGAATATGCTAAGCACTTGGAGAAGTCGATGTCCTCGGATGAAGATCAAGATGACAATAATAGTGATATAGATATTGTTGGTGGTGAAGCTTCTTTTAGTAGCAGTTGTGGAGAAGGCACTTAG
- the LOC123675714 gene encoding phospholipid phosphatase 5: MISSRENLIEITVRVVLMILFRYYDKATPFIRQIQPEEIWLYNNPVTKSYVPSPILWSICIGFPAICFTLFFIFDPTSRKECKLAISGLTLAFSLNAFLTAYIKILVGRPRPDFIERCFPLEKGTDFTQCIGPIDHVYDGRKSFPSGHSSFSFVVMVFMSMFSARRLKIWTTERLRGLKFILCILPLLLATTIAISRTCDYHHHYQDVIVGSGMGSLIAYAVFQLYLKTGATNSIMVKPMINNKKIGDCSSFSK; encoded by the exons ATGATCTCTTCAAgggaaaatttgatagaaataacAGTGAGAGTAGTGCTAATGATTTTATTTAg ATACTACGATAAAGCTACACCTTTTATTAGACAAATTCAACCAGAAGAAATATGGCTTTATAATAACCCAGTAACTAAAAGTTATGTTCCTTCACCAATACTATGGTCTATATGTATTGGCTTTCCAGCAATATGTTTCACATTGTTCTTCATCTTTGATCCAACCAGCAGAAAAGAATGTAAATTAGCTATATCAGGGCTAACTTTAGCCTTTTCTTTGAATGCATTTTTAACAGCGTATATTAAAATACTTGTTGGTAGACCAAGGCCGGATTTCATAGAAAGATGTTTCCCCTTGGAGAAAGGGACAGATTTCACACAATGTATAGGACCTATTGATCATGTATATGATGGGAGAAAGAGTTTTCCTAGTGGTCATTCATCTTTTTCATTTGTTGTTATGGTCTTTATGTCAATGTTTTCTGCTAGAAGGTTGAAAATTTGGACAACTGAAAGATTAAGAGGTCTTAAATTCATTTTATGTATATTACCATTATTATTGGCAACAACTATTGCCATCAGCAGAACTTGTGATTATCATCATCATTATCAAG ATGTAATTGTGGGTAGTGGGATGGGATCTCTTATAGCATATGCtgtatttcaattatatttgaaaacagGTGCAACAAATTCCATTATGGTGAAGCCAATGataaataacaagaaaataGGAGACTGCTCATCATTCagtaaataa
- the LOC123675711 gene encoding probable RNA helicase armi: MLKFLSSLIWGNVEEETLSLEESYKILQLPTEDKKENKVIVEPLEQEYLFDDDFTVLGKKGEITNVEQETFTIDSLYTFKSDSVYFRKGSKVSFNLFIEPNGHKVTNVHLIENDWAEEKNSNSKWCLRTLICKVEDRYKRKLFVKPYDIEIDLNEVASDFVPIIGDWLQLDAKCEIDENVVDKGGKIYEVIKISALRPHIKDCTVTYWDVQINEGKLDNTIFFNKESLSGVYVPIRNDKVRAEIIESEHKQSSFRALKVIPNFIKSKSNIKDVLDGVVEIEDQLRIKGIYLNKLNCLKFSSLNETRTNTFFICNKLEEEEVIIYKVTFPRPKSQCKILTHIENISISPKESLEVTFRCTSVHMGKSKEYLLVSTNKGEISHWLDIYVQASSSTAHGQYQNRRNNYKNRDKQNIIRGQNVFRPTRFAVRRMPDYALSKRYLDLTMQYENRKNSQDLKKQICLMKPCLLNELSFNIYLDKFHTLLYLEEVQKIIEMSKYNQDLTVFIKCGEFLVWHIENLSEKRPSILVGDKVYVHDPHNSTDVTWEGYVHKIGAKHVYLKFSPVFHQTYNNEDYSTQVEASRTSIRRLHYAVDMAVKNLGIDLLFPSKLELKKPQVCFKIRSEDLKHSSHQIGKANDVNVLSEHSDLKSRGSRTKLVEKIKEYNLKTPEEKEEYKNQVLSSDDDLNSSRTMLKKKEVVRKIMEYNKKTPEEKEKHKNQVLLGKSSSGEDSDTSSRSSTSRDLLQLQWYNERLNYYQKEAVKNILLGEARPLPYVIFGPPGTGKTVTLVECILQILRLIPSSRILVTAPSNSAADLIAIRLIESKVLKPGDLVRYVSHKYVPNVPLELVPYSTTGNMSKEANNAHAPQVLENGMVLGATSQVLGRHRITVSTCSSAGALLMMDFPRDHFSHILVDEAGQAMEPEVLIPMSFLNPTSGQIILAGDPLQLGPVILSYLAKDYGLECSYLERILKRFPYTKDNVGFPSSNGYDPRLITKLLYNYRSMPSLLQLTSSLFYDSDLIPILSDDDKNCEEVMLLEKLSSILYRNEKTGKLPNIVFHGIVGKNLQTPDSPSWFNPSEVGQVLFYVNSLYKAGLKSDDIGIISPYCKQVKEIRNVLEEAEFEIPKIGSVEEFQGQEFNVVILSTVRSNEEYILFDVKHSLGFLSVPRRLNVALSRAKILLIIIGNPNLLCHDDYWRRVLNYTVENGCYIGCPVRIKN; the protein is encoded by the exons ATGTTAAAATTTTTATCGTCCTTAATTTGGGGCAATGTTGAAGAGGAAACTTTGTCTCTCGAAGAGTCCTATAAAATATTACAACTTCCCACAGAAGACaagaaagaaaataaagtaATTGTCGAACCTTTAGAacaagaatatttatttgacGACGATTTCACTGTTTTGGGTAAAAAAGGAGAAATTACAAATGTAGAACAGGAAACATTCACTATAGATAGTTTGTATACATTCAAATCGGATTCTGTTTATTTTCGTAAAGGCTCCAAAGTATCTTTCAATCTTTTCATAGAGCCAAATGGCCATAAAGTGACCAATGTACATTTGATTGAAAACGATTGGGCCGAAGAAAAAAACTCGAACTCGAAATGGTGTTTACGAACTTTAATTTGTAAAGTGGAAGACAGAtataaaagaaaactctttgTTAAACCTTATGATATAGAAATTGACTTAAATGAAGTAGCTTCAGATTTTGTGCCTATAATTGGAGATTGGTTACAATTAGATGCTAAGTGTGAAATAGACGAAAATGTGGTTGATAAAGGGGGTAAAATTTATGAAGTCATCAAAATATCTGCTTTACGCCCACATATTAAAGATTGCACAGTAACATACTGGGATGTACAAATTAATGAAGGTAAACTCGATAAcacaattttcttcaataaagaaAGTTTATCTGGGGTGTATGTTCCAATAAGAAATGATAAAGTTAGAGCAGAAATAATTGAAAGTGAGCATAAACAAAGCTCATTCCGTGCTCTTAAAGTAATACCAAACTTCATCAAAAGCAAATCTAATATAAAAGATGTTTTAGATGGAGTAGTGGAAATTGAAGATCAATTAAGAATTAAAGGAATTTACTTGAATAAACTGAATTGTTTGAAGTTCTCTAGTCTTAATGAGACACGGACAAATACATTCTTCATTTGTAATAAGCTGGAGGAAGAAGAGGTAATAATCTACAAAGTGACATTTCCAAGGCCCAAGTCACAATGTAAAATCTTGACTCATATTGAGAACATTTCAATATCTCCTAAAGAATCTTTAGAGGTAACTTTTAGATGTACTAGTGTTCACATGGGAAAATCAAAGGAATATCTTTTAGTTTCCACAAATAAAGGGGAAATAAGCCATTGGCTAGATATTTATGTACAAGCTTCTTCTTCAACAGCACATGGCCAATACCAGAACAGAAGGAACAACTATAAAAACCGTGATAAGCAAAATATAATCAGAGGTCAGAATGTCTTCAGGCCCACAAGGTTTGCTGTTCGACGAATGCCAGATTACGCCTTATCTAAAAGATACTTAGATTTGACAATGCAGTATGAAAATAGGAAGAATTCTCAAGACTTGAAAAAACAGATATGTTTGATGAAACCTTGtcttttgaacgaattgtcattCAACATTTATTTGGATAAGTTTCATACCCTTTTATACCTAGAGGAGGTGCAAAAAATTATTGAGATGAGCAAATATAATCAAGATCTAACAGTTTTCATTAAATGTGGAGAATTTCTTGTATGGCACATTGAAAATTTGTCAGAAAAGCGACCATCAATTCTGGTTGGTGATAAAGTATATGTACATGACCCACACAATAGTACAGATGTTACATGGGAGGGTTACGTGCACAAAATAGGCGCAAAGCATGTTTATCTCAAATTTTCTCCCGTCTTCCATCAAACCTATAACAATGAAGATTACAGCACACAAGTTGAAGCCTCAAGAACTTCCATCAGAAGACTCCACTATGCTGTAGATATGGCAGTAAAAAATCTGGGTATAGATTTGTTGTTTCCTTCCAAGTTGGAGCTGAAGAAGCCTCAGGTGTGCTTTAAAATTAGAAGTGAAGATTTAAAGCATTCATCTCATCAAATTGGAAAGGCGAATGATGTGAATGTTCTCTCCGAACACTCAGATTTAAAATCACGTGGAAGTAGGACAAAGCTTGTTGAGAAAATTAAAGAGTATAATTTGAAAACtccagaagaaaaagaagagtaTAAGAACCAGGTATTGAGTTCAGATGATGACTTGAATTCTAGCAGGACCATGCTGAAAAAAAAGGAAGTTGTgagaaaaatcatggaatacaataaaaaaacacCAGAAGAGAAAGAAAAACACAAGAACCAAGTTCTGCTGGGGAAGAGCAGCTCGGGAGAAGATTCAGACACTAGTTCGCGATCTTCAACTTCCAGAGACTTACTCCAATTACAATGGTACAACGAGAGACTTAACTACTATCAGAAGGAAGCagtaaaaaatatattgttgGGGGAAGCCAGGCCTCTTCCTTATGTGATATTTGGTCCCCCAGGCACAGGGAAGACTGTTACTTTGGTGGAATGCATATTGCAAATCCTCCGTTTGATCCCATCCTCGAGAATTTTAGTTACAGCCCCCTCAAATAGCGCTGCCGACCTGATAGCAATACGACTAATAGAGTCCAAGGTGTTAAAGCCAGGTGATTTAGTGAGGTATGTGTCACACAAGTATGTGCCAAACGTACCCCTTGAGCTGGTTCCTTACTCTACCACCGGAAACATGTCCAAGGAGGCTAATAATGCACATGCGCCCCAAGTACTGGAAAACGGTATGGTCCTAGGTGCAACTAGTCAAGTTTTGGGGAGGCACAGAATCACTGTTTCTACATGTTCTTCAGCTGGAGCCCTTCTTATGATGGACTTTCCAAGag ATCATTTCAGTCACATTTTGGTTGACGAAGCTGGTCAAGCTATGGAACCAGAGGTCCTGATACCTATGTCTTTTTTAAACCCAACTTCCGGTCAGATAATCTTAGCAGGGGATCCCCTACAGCTTGGTCCAGTTATTCTCTCATATTTGGCCAAGGATTATGGTCTTGAGTGTTCGTATTTGGAACGCATTCTGAAGAGGTTTCCCTACACCAAAGATAACGTGGGATTCCCTTCATCAAACGGCTATGACCCCAGGCTTATCACAAAACTGCTATACAACTACAGGAGCATGCCAAGTCTATTACAGCTTACCAGTTCGCTTTTTTATGATAGTGATCTCATTCCAATCTTGTCTGATGATGATAAAAATTGTGAGGAGGTAATGCTTCTAGAAAAATTGAGCTCCATCCTCTATAGGAATGAAAAGACTGGAAAACTACCAAACATAGTCTTCCATGGGATAGTCGGAAAAAATTTGCAGACTCCAGATTCTCCTTCATGGTTCAATCCCAGTGAGGTTGGGCAGGTGCTTTTCTATGTTAATTCATTATATAAGGCTGGATTGAAATCTGATGATATTGGCATTATCTCTCCTTATTGCAAACAG GTAAAAGAGATTCGTAATGTTCTGGAGGAAGCAGAGTTCGAAATACCCAAAATAGGAAGTGTAGAAGAATTTCAAGGACAAGAGTTCAATGTGGTCATACTTTCAACAGTGAGATCAAATGAAGAGTACATCTTATTTGATGTGAAACACAGTTTAGGTTTTCTTTCTGTTCCAAGGAGATTAAATGTAGCTCTGAGTAGAGCAAAGATTCTTCTTATCATAATAGGAAATCCAAATTTGTTGTGTCATGATGATTATTGGAGAAGAGTCCTCAATTATACAGTTGAAAATGGTTGTTACATAGGATGTCCTGttagaataaaaaattga
- the LOC123675715 gene encoding actin-related protein 2/3 complex subunit 3 has protein sequence MPAYHSSFVNPPQVVGNTAILPFKTTFRGPISSPSGQEQDIIDESLYFFKANVFFRTYEIKSEADRLLIYITLYITECLKKLQKCNNKNQAQNEMYSLAITRFDIPGEAGFPLNSVYSKPSSATEADFMRNYLTQLRQEVGLRVCEKVFGEDGKPSKWWLCFAKKKFMDKSLSGPGQ, from the exons ATGCCT GCTTATCACTCCAGTTTTGTGAACCCTCCCCAAGTGGTGGGTAACACAGCTATACTACCTTTCAAAACAACATTTAGAGGCCCCATAAGTTCACCCTCTGGTCAAGAGCAAGATATCATAGATGAGTCATTATATTTCTTCAAAGCCAATGTTTTTTTCAGAACTTATGAAATAAAA TCTGAAGCTGACCGTCTTTTAATTTATATTACTCTTTATATAACTGAATGTTTGAAAAAGCTACAAAAATGCAACAACAAAAATCAAGCCCAAAACGAAATGTACAGTCTAGCAATTACAAGATTTGATATACCCGGTGAGGCTGGATTTCCCCTCAATTCAGTATATTCCAAACCATCATCAGCGACTGAAGCTGACTTCATGCGAAATTATTTAACACAACTTAGACAAGAAGTTGGTTTGAGGGTATGTGAAAAGGTTTTCGGTGAAGATGGAAAACCTAGCAAATGGTGGCTATGTTTTGCTAAGAAGAAGTTTATGGATAAGTCATTGTCAGGTCCAGgacaataa
- the LOC123675712 gene encoding solute carrier family 35 member F6-like isoform X1 yields the protein MDWTLYQSLIIFIFVLTGTLNTLTAKFADLQESEGSDGEIRHYNHPFIQSHQMFFGMIFNIILFKILYCIFKKQSEEKVEDHKLTQGNREFSVFIFWLPALCDMVASSTIYIALNLTYASSYQMLRGAVIIFTALLSYPFFGRIPNLREIVGIILVIAGLTTIGISDYVDKQESEDPKETLIIIIGDVMVVAAQFLAATQVILEEKFVVDKNVPPLQAVGWEGIFGFSTMVVLMVPICFIYVGPPIANNASGTLEDVVDGYVQIYNNWKIMVSTIVNILSIAVYNFCGITVGKELTSTTRKVLDSLRVVIIWIVSMTVFGQKFQYLQLIGFIILLLGMGFYNDMGCTKIKEKMFPKEEEN from the exons ATGGACTGGACTTTATATCAATCATTGATTATCTTCATTTTTGTGCTTACTGGCACCTTGAACACCTTGACTGCCAA GTTTGCTGATCTTCAAGAATCAGAAGGTAGTGATGGAGAGATAAGACATTACAATCATCCATTTATTCAGTCACATCAGATGTTTTTTGGGatgatattcaatataattttgttCAAAATTCTTTATTGTATTTTCAAGAAACAAAGT GAGGAGAAGGTTGAAGACCATAAATTGACACAAGGAAATAGAGAATTCAGTGTTTTTATATTTTGGCTACCTGCCCTGTGCGATATGGTCGCGAGCAGTACAATTTACATCGCACTTAATCTTACCTACGCCTCTAGCTACCAAATGTTGAGAG GTGCCGTCATCATATTCACGGCTCTCTTAAGCTATCCCTTCTTTGGAAGAATTCCCAACCTTAGAGAGATTGTAGGCATCATTTTAGTCATAGCTGGTCTTACGACTATTGGGATCTCCGATTACGTAGATAAGCAGGAAAGTGAAGACCCAAAGGAAACTCTGATAATAATTATTGGAGACGTGATGGTAGTGGCGGCCCAGTTTTTGGCTGCCACCCAAGTCATATTAGAGGAGAAATTTGTTGTCGATAAGAACGTTCCACCGTTGCAGGCGGTAGGTTGGGAAG gaatttttgggTTTTCCACGATGGTCGTGTTGATGGTGCCCATATGTTTTATATACGTGGGACCACCCATAGCAAATAATGCCAGTGGTACTTTGGAGGACGTTGTTGACGGTTATGTGCAAATATACAATAACTGGAAGATCATGGTTTCAACGATTG TGAATATTCTCTCTATAGCCGTATATAACTTCTGTGGCATAACTGTCGGAAAAGAACTGACTAGCACCACAAGGAAAGTCCTAGACAGTCTCAGGGTGGTTATTATTTGGATTGTTAGTATGACCGTGTTTGGACAGAAGTTTCAGTACCTCCAG CTCATAGGGTTCATCATCCTCTTACTCGGTATGGGGTTCTACAACGATATGGGTTGCACGAAGATAAAGGAGAAGATGTTCCCGAAAGAGGAGGAAAACTGA
- the LOC123675712 gene encoding solute carrier family 35 member F6-like isoform X2: MFFGMIFNIILFKILYCIFKKQSEEKVEDHKLTQGNREFSVFIFWLPALCDMVASSTIYIALNLTYASSYQMLRGAVIIFTALLSYPFFGRIPNLREIVGIILVIAGLTTIGISDYVDKQESEDPKETLIIIIGDVMVVAAQFLAATQVILEEKFVVDKNVPPLQAVGWEGIFGFSTMVVLMVPICFIYVGPPIANNASGTLEDVVDGYVQIYNNWKIMVSTIVNILSIAVYNFCGITVGKELTSTTRKVLDSLRVVIIWIVSMTVFGQKFQYLQLIGFIILLLGMGFYNDMGCTKIKEKMFPKEEEN; encoded by the exons ATGTTTTTTGGGatgatattcaatataattttgttCAAAATTCTTTATTGTATTTTCAAGAAACAAAGT GAGGAGAAGGTTGAAGACCATAAATTGACACAAGGAAATAGAGAATTCAGTGTTTTTATATTTTGGCTACCTGCCCTGTGCGATATGGTCGCGAGCAGTACAATTTACATCGCACTTAATCTTACCTACGCCTCTAGCTACCAAATGTTGAGAG GTGCCGTCATCATATTCACGGCTCTCTTAAGCTATCCCTTCTTTGGAAGAATTCCCAACCTTAGAGAGATTGTAGGCATCATTTTAGTCATAGCTGGTCTTACGACTATTGGGATCTCCGATTACGTAGATAAGCAGGAAAGTGAAGACCCAAAGGAAACTCTGATAATAATTATTGGAGACGTGATGGTAGTGGCGGCCCAGTTTTTGGCTGCCACCCAAGTCATATTAGAGGAGAAATTTGTTGTCGATAAGAACGTTCCACCGTTGCAGGCGGTAGGTTGGGAAG gaatttttgggTTTTCCACGATGGTCGTGTTGATGGTGCCCATATGTTTTATATACGTGGGACCACCCATAGCAAATAATGCCAGTGGTACTTTGGAGGACGTTGTTGACGGTTATGTGCAAATATACAATAACTGGAAGATCATGGTTTCAACGATTG TGAATATTCTCTCTATAGCCGTATATAACTTCTGTGGCATAACTGTCGGAAAAGAACTGACTAGCACCACAAGGAAAGTCCTAGACAGTCTCAGGGTGGTTATTATTTGGATTGTTAGTATGACCGTGTTTGGACAGAAGTTTCAGTACCTCCAG CTCATAGGGTTCATCATCCTCTTACTCGGTATGGGGTTCTACAACGATATGGGTTGCACGAAGATAAAGGAGAAGATGTTCCCGAAAGAGGAGGAAAACTGA
- the LOC123675713 gene encoding hyaluronidase-like: MVGLVKWSWVLLVHLLGSGKCSESSNFIVSSKGNLKVYWNIPTFQCKSYGMNFTEIADKYGIIQNPNDDFRGSNITILYDPGYFPAILNESGKIIDRNGGIPQDGNLQTHLKLFQDSVNEQIPEENFSGLAIIDFESWRPTFRQNFGVLQVYKNRSIEREERLHPFWPSAFTEKEAQKKFEFYGKMFMEETLSLGQKMRPKAKWGYYAYPYCFNKSPNNKAKNCPKEVQGENDKLFWLFSESALLLPSLYLQNDLTKKDRVELIEGRVNEASRIADYIQQRLKRPAIVPYFWYKYQDTREFLRKDDLRNAFLMLSSLRVDGVIIWGSSNDVNTKKKCSLLYSYLNDILGPILINTT, translated from the exons ATGGTTGGGTTGGTGAAATGGTCATGGGTCCTTTTGGTTCATCTGTTAGGAAGTGGAAAGTGTTCTGAAAGCAG TAACTTCATAGTTTCATCGAAAGGAAACCTGAAAGTCTACTGGAACATTCCGACATTCCAATGCAAATCTTATGGGATGAATTTCACAGAAATTGCAGATAAGTATGGCATTATCCAGAATCCCAACGACGACTTCAGGGGCTCCAACATAACGATTCTTTATGATCCCGGGTACTTTCCCGCCATCCTAAACGAGAGCGGTAAGATCATAGACAGGAACGGGGGAATACCGCAAGATGGCAACTTACAAACGCACCTGAAGCTATTTCAAGATTCCGTTAACGAACAGATACCCGAAGAAAACTTCTCAG GTTTGGCCATTATCGATTTCGAAAGTTGGAGACCCACCTTCAGACAGAATTTTGGAGTTCTACAGGTTTATAAAAACAGGTCTATAGAACGAGAGGAGCGTCTGCATCCGTTTTGGCCAAGCGCTTTCACGGAAAAGGAGGCTCAGAAAAAGTTTGAATTCTATGGCAAGATGTTCATGGAAGAAACGCTCTCTCTAGGTCAGAAAATGCGGCCTAAAGCGAAATGGGGTTACTACGCTTACCCGTATTGCTTCAACAAGTCCCCCAACAACAAAGCTAAAAACTGCCCCAAAGAAGTTCAAGGGGAAAATGACAA GCTCTTCTGGCTGTTCAGTGAAAGTGCTCTACTCTTACCCTCACTTTACCTACAGAATGATTTAACCAAAAAAGATAGAGTTGAACTCATTGAGGGGAGAGTCAACGAGGCTTCCAGAATAGCCGATTACATTCAACAAAGACTGAAGAGGCCAGCCATCGTGCCATATTTCTGGTATAAATACCAAGACACCCGTGAATTCTTGAGAAAA GATGATCTGAGAAACGCCTTCTTGATGTTGTCTAGTCTAAGGGTAGACGGAGTCATCATTTGGGGCAGCAGTAACGATGTCAACACAAAAAAGAAATGTTCTCTCCTGTATAGTTATCTCAATGATATTTTAGGACCTATTTTAATAAATACTACTTAA